In the genome of Lysobacter sp. BMK333-48F3, the window CAAACCGCCGCTCCAAACCGGGCTTGAAACCCGCGTCTGAAAGTACCGTCTCAAGCTGCCGCTTCAAGCTGCCGTCTCAAGCCGTCCTTCGATGCCGAACCAAGTGCGCGTCCGACCGACTGCCGCGTCGCGCCCCGCCCACGAGCGCCGATGAACACTCGCCCGCTGCTGCCCGGCAACACCAAGGCCCGCCTGCTCGAGGCGGCCGAGGCCTTGTTCATCGAGCACGGCTACGAAGCCATGTCGCTGCGCCAGATCACCGGCCGCGCGGTGACCAACCTGGCCGCGGTCAACTACCACTTCGGCAGCAAGGAGGCGCTGATCCAGGAACTGCTGCAGGAGCGTTTCGACCGGCTCAACCAGGAACGCCTGCGCCTGCTCGACGTGTGCGAGCAACGCTACGGCACCGAGGCCATGGACGCCGCCGCGGTGCTCAGCGCGCTGTTCGTGCCGGCGCTGCGCATGGGCCGCAACCGCGCCAACGGCCCGGCCTTCGTGCGCCTGCTCGGCCGCGTCTACAGCGATCCCTCGCCGTTCATCCGCGACTATCTGCGCGAACACTACCAGCCGATCTTCGGCCGCTTCTTCGGCGCGTTCGCCCGCGCCCTGCCCTATCTGTCGCGCAACGAATTGGGCATGCGCCTGCACCTGTGCCTGAAGGCGCTGGCCGGGGTGCTGGCCGGCGAGAACATGGACGAGCTGATCGCCGCGCTGTGCATGGGCGAGGAAGTCAGCGACTCGCTGGTGCTGGCGCGCTTGATCACCTTCATTTCGCCGACCCTGACCGAACCGTTCGGCAACGCCGAACAGATCGGCAAGGTCGAGCGCGTGGTGCTGCTCGCCGACGCCGCGGCCCAGGCCGCCGATGCGCAGGCGGCAGCGCGCAAGCCTTCGGGAATCCTGCCGCCGTGGGCGGTCGAGGTGGTGGAGACATGACCCCCCCGGGCCGCGCTCCGCCCTCGCCGCCGCGGCGATAGCGACCAACGAATCGCGCCGGCCCAGGACCGGCGCCGTGCGGACCACCGGGCGATGCCACGCGGGCATCGCGACGCTCCCGGCGCTCCGCCCCAGCCTCCGCCGCATGCGTCGCGGCGCGGCCGTCCTGACCCGTCGCGGCACAGCGGCCGCGGCGCAACGGTGCATTGCACCTCACCTTTCCAGCCTGTTTGGAGACTAGACCATGTCCGCAATCCGAACTTTCGCGTGGGTTTCCCTGATCGCTGTCGGTGCGTTCGCGGCAAGTGCGGCGTCGGCGGCTTCGCTGACCCCGGTCAACAGCGGCTTCAGCGCCAGCGGCCCGACCAACCTCACCGGTCCCGGCGGCGTCGGCGGGCCGTGCACGTCGACCTTCTACGGCAGCATCGACGCTTTCGGCAACGGCACCATCAACGGGCCGGCCTCGACCTTCGTCGGCAGCTCGCTGATCTGCAGCGTGATCAAGGGCCAGAACACCTGGCAGTTGGTGCCGACCTCGCCGACCACCGGCGAGCTGCGCAACGTGCGCGTGGTCGCGCTGGGCCTGATCGCCTGCCAGGGCACGGTGCGCGGCACCCTGGTCGGCGGCGTGTTCACCTTCGACACCGTCCTGCCGGGCAATTGCCGGGTCAGCGGCACCCTGACCACGTGGCCCACCGTGGGCATCGCCTGGCCGTAAGCCTGCGCGGTTGCGCAAGGCTCCGGACCTTGCGCAGCCGCTCGCCGCCGCCGGCCGCGATCCAGGGGAACGCAGGCCGCGCGTCCGTCGCCCACCCACCGCTCACCCATTGCCAGGCCATCCAGCGCAGGCCGGCCGATCGCGAACGCCGCCGCGCGCCATTCCACGAGGGGGATATCCGATGCCGTCGAGTCATCCACGTTCGCCCACCGCGCCGCGGCGCCGCGCCTTGCTGCTGGCCCTGCTGTCCGGCCTGGCGGCGCAGGCCGTTGCTCAGCAGTCCGTTGCTCAGCAAGCCGCCGCCCAGGACGGCGCATCGGCGGCCGCGGCCGCCGATGCGACCACGCTGGACGCGGTCATCGTCACCGCGCAAAAGCGCGCCGAACGCATCCAGGACGTGCCGATCGCGCTGTCGGTGTTCAGCGCCCAATCCCTGGACGAACTCAAGATCGAAGGCGGCGCCGAGCTGTTGCGGGCGACCCCGAACGTGAACTTCTCCAAGAGCAATTTCGCCAGCTACAACTTCTCGATCCGCGGCGTCGGCACCAAGGCCTTGTCGGTGACCACCGACCCCGGCGTGGCGGTGAGCTTCAACAGCACCCCGCTGATCCGCAATCGCCTGTTCGAGCAGGAGTACTTCGACGTCGACCGGATCGAGGTGCTGCGCGGCCCGCAAGGCACCTTGTACGGCCGCAACGCCACCGGCGGCGTGGTCAACATGATTCCCAACCTGCCCAGCCTCGACGGCTTCGAGGCCAATCTCAAGGGCGAGGTCGGCAACTACGACAGCCGCCGCGTCGCCGGCATGCTCAACCTGCCGGCCGGCGACAGCCTGGCGTTCCGCCTGGCCGGCGCCTGGACCCGCCGCGACGGCTACGACTACAACACCGTCACCCGCCGCGACGTCAACGACCGCGACCTGTGGTCGGCGCGCGGCTCGGTACTATGGACGCCGAACGAGCGGGTGCGCGCCAGCCTGGTCTGGGAGCATTTCGAAGAAGACGACCGCCGCTCGCGCACCGGCAAGCAGCTGTGCCACCGCGATCCCGGCCCGGAACGGGTCGGCGCGAGCGCGACCGACGCGCCGTTCTACCGCGAATACCTGAGCCAGGCCTGCCTGCCCGGCTCGCTCTACGACGACGACGCCTTCGGCACGCCCAACGGCGCCAGCCTGCCGCAGATGCTGGTCGCGCCGGGCTTCGTCAAGCTCGGCTGGCTGCCGGATTTCAGCGATTTCGTTTACGCGCTGCGCGGCGGCGTGACCGCGCCGATCGATCCGTTCGGCAACGCGCGCCAGTCGCGCGACCTGCGCGAGATCGCGACCAGCTACGACCCGCGCTTCAAGGCCGAGAACGACGTGGTCCAGCTCAATTTCGATTTCGACCTCGGCAACGGCCTGAGCCTGGTCTCGCAAAGCGCGTACTCCAAGGACGACTACTACTCGACCCAGGATTACGGCCGCTTCGCTTCGGTGCCGATCTTCAGCGATTCCGACGGCGCGGTCGACGACGAGGGCAATCCGGCCTTCGCGCTGACCCCGGGCGGCGTCTACACCGACCCGCAGCTCGGCCCCTCGACCGGCTATCTGGCGGTCGACCTGAGCCGCGCGCGCAGCAAGCAGTGGTCGCAGGAGCTGCGCCTGCAGTCGGACTTCGACGGCCGCTTCAATTTCAACGTCGGCGCCAACTACCTGGACTTCGAGATCGACGAGGACTACTACGTCTTCAACAACATCTTCTCCCTGCTCGCCCAAGGCTTCTACAACCAGGACGCGCTGCGCGGCATCGCCGGCTACCCGCCGCTGGACTGCCCGCAGAATCTAGACCCGAGCCTGCCGTTCTACCTGCAGTGCGTGTACATCGACCCGAACCCGATCGACCGCATCGACGGCAAGGGCCACAACTATTTCCGCAGCCGCAACATCGCCCGCACCCGCTCCTGGGCGGTGTTCGGCGAGGGCTATTGGCAGCTGTCGGACACGGTCAAGCTGACCGCCGGCCTGCGCTACACCGACGACACCAAGATCACCACGCCGGTGCCGAGCCAGCTGCTGCTGGCGCCGGGACTGCGCGGCGGCGGCCTGGTCAACAGCGGCTACCCGACCCTGCCCGACGTGCGCCAGAGCTGGGGCAAGTTCACCGGCCGCCTGGTGCTGGACTGGAAACCGGACCTGGCCTACACCGACGACACCCTGGTCTACGCCTCGCTGGCGCGCGGCTACAAGGCCGGCGGCACCAATTCGCCGGGCATCGGCGCCGACCCGGAATTCCTCGGCTTCATCCCGCGCGACGCCACCTTCGCCCCGGAGTACGTCAACGCCTTCGAGATCGGCACCAAGAACAGCTTCGCCGGCGGCAAGCTGCAGTTCAACGCCTCGGCGTTCTATTACGACTACCGCGATTACCAGGTCTCGCAGATCGTCGACCGCAGCGCGTTCAACGAGAACTTCGACGCGACCTCCTACGGCCTGGAGCTGGAACTGGCCTGGAAGCCGACCGACCGGCTGCGCCTGGACGCGAACCTGGGCTGGCTCAAGACCCGCATCGCCGACGGCGAGCGCTCGATCGACGTGATGAACCGCACCCAGGGCGACCCGGACTGGGTGGTGGTGCGGCCGTGGCTGCAGCAGGCATCCAACTGCGTCGCGCCCAAGGACTACGTCGAGCGCATCCTCGCCGTGGCCGGCGACTACAACATCGCCCCGACCATCCTCAACAACTTCTGCAGCCCCAAGTTCTTCCTCGGCGGCGACCTGTTGCCGGGCGGGTTCTACGAATCGCTATTGGGCTTCAGCTACGACCCGCGCACGGACGGCCCCAACGGCGGCCAGGGCTTCTACGCCGACCTCGGCGGCAACGAGTTGCCGAACGCGCCGCGGCTGACCTTCAACCTGGGCGCGCAATACACCTTCCTGCTCGGCGACAGCTGGGACCTGACCGTGCGCGGCGATTACTACCGGCAGAGCAAGAGCTATGCGCGGGTCTACAACACGGTCAACGACCGGCTGCGCTCGTGGAGCAACGCCAATTTCTCCCTGACCCTGAACCGCCCGCAGTCGGACCTGAGCGTGCAGTTGTACGTCAAGAACGCGTTCGACAAGACCCCGATCACCGACGCCTTCGTCAACAGCGACGACAGCGGCCTGACCACCAACGTGTTCACCCTCGACCCGCGCATCGTCGGGCTGAGCGTGCGCAAGGGGTTCTACTGAGCGGCGGTTCCGGGGGCGCATCGAATCGGTTTCGCGGCCTGCGCCGTGCCCGTCTCCCCTCTCCTGCGGGCACGGCGCGGGTCGTTTTCCCGGGCAAGGGTAGGAGCGGCGCAAGCCGCGACCGCGCAACCTGCGGATCGCGACGCGGCGACATGCACGCCCGCGGTCGCGGCTCGCGCCGCTCCTACCCCAAACCGCCCAATCCCCAATCCCCAATCCCTAATCCCGCGCCAAAGCCGCCTCACTGCCCGGATCGAAGAAATGCATGCGCTCGGCCTCGTACGCCAGGTGCAGTTCGTCGCCGACCTTGGGCAGGTCGTAGGGCGGCAGGCGCACGACCAGTTCGTCGCCGCCGCAGCGCAGGTTGAGGAAGGCTTCGTTGCCGACCGGCTCGACCACTTCGACCCGGGTCGCCAGCGTGTCCGCGCCGGCCGCGGCCGGACGCAGGTGTTCGGGACGCAGGCCGACGATCAGCTCGCGCCCGAGATAGCCGCGCACGGCCTCGGCCGCCTTACCCGCCGGGCGCAGCGGCAGTTCGACGCCGTCGGCGACGCGCAGGACCAGGCCGTCGCCGCGCTCGCCGACCACGCCGCTCAGGGTGTTCATCTTCGGGCTGCCGAGGAAGGTGGCCACGAACAGGTTCACCGGGCGCTCGTACAGCGCCATCGGCGTGTCGATCTGCTGCACGTGGCCCTGCTTCATCACCACGATCCGATGGCCCAGGGTCATCGCTTCGATCTGATCGTGGGTGACGTAGATCATGGTCGTGCCGAGCTGGCGGTGCAGGCGCGCGATCTCGACCCGCATGCCCATGCGCAGCTTGGCGTCGAGGTTGGACAACGGCTCGTCGAGCAGGAACACCTGCGGCTGCCGCACCAGGGCCCGGCCCAGCGCGACGCGCTGGCGCTGGCCGCCGGACAGCGCCGCCGGCTTGCGCTGCAGCAGCGGCTCCAGCTCCAGCATCGCCGCGGCCGCGCCGACCCGCTCGGCGATCTCGGCCTTGCCGGCGCCGCGCAGCTTGAGCCCGAAGCCGAGGTTCTCGGCCACGCTCATATGCGGATACAGCGCGTAGCTCTGGAACACCATGGCGATGTCGCGGTCCTTCGGCGGCACATCGTTGACCCGGCGCTCGCCGATGCGCAGTTCGCCCTCGCTGATCGTTTCCAGGCCGGCGACCATGCGCAGCAGGGTCGACTTGCCGCAGCCCGAGGGCCCGACCAGCACCAGCAGCTCGCCGTCCTCGATCTGGAAACTGGCATCGGCCACGCCGACATAACCGTTCGGATAAACCTTGCGCAGACGATCCAGGGTGACCTTGGCCATGAACTCTCCGACGAAAACGAGCGCGGCGGTGCATTCGGCGCCGCCCTCGGCTATTCTGCCATGTAACCGTTTACATGCACGCCCTTCCGGTGTGCCGCGACACGGAACCGCCTCTTGCCCGAGCCTCGCTGCCGCCGCCTCCACCGTACCCTCGCGCAGGGTGGGCCGTGAACCCGGCGCCCGTCCCTGTCCGCGCATCGTCGGCGGCCGGGCCGCGGCGACGCGCACGCGTCCGCGACGGCCGGCACCGTGGCCGCGATCGGGTCGCCTGCGCCCACCGTCGCGCACGAGTGTGCCGGCAAGAATGCGCCATCCGCGCCGCCATCGCGCGCATCGCGACACGCGGCATCGCCGCGTCCGGCCGCTATGTCGCCGGACGCCCCCGCGGCGATATGCTTGACCCCGCCTCGGCGTCCGCGCGCGCATCGGCTCGAAAGCCGGCCGCGATCGCCCGAGTTTCCCCCTTCCCCCTTTGGTCCGCGCGTTCCATGCACGACACCCTGCTGTTGTTCGGCGCCACCGGCGATCTCTCCCAGCGTTACCTGTTTCCGTCCCTGGTCCATCTGTGGCGCGACCGCCTGTTGCCGCCGGGCTTCCGCATCGTCGCGGTCGGCCGGCAGGAACTGAGCGACGAAGAATTCCGCGCCTGGCTGCGCGAGCGCATGGCGGCCGAGGCCGCCGACGACGCCGGCGTGGTCGAAGACCTGCTGGCGCGGATCGCCTATGTCTCGGTCGACCTGCGCGACGAGACCGCGATCGCGCAGGCGCTGTCGGCCTACGCCGACCGCCCCAGCGTCAGCTACCTGGCCACCCCGCCGGACCTGTTCGTGCCCTGCGCCCAGGGCCTGAAGGCCGCCGGCCTGCTCGACGGCGAATCGCGCCTGGTCCTGGAAAAACCGATCGGC includes:
- a CDS encoding TetR/AcrR family transcriptional regulator, with protein sequence MNTRPLLPGNTKARLLEAAEALFIEHGYEAMSLRQITGRAVTNLAAVNYHFGSKEALIQELLQERFDRLNQERLRLLDVCEQRYGTEAMDAAAVLSALFVPALRMGRNRANGPAFVRLLGRVYSDPSPFIRDYLREHYQPIFGRFFGAFARALPYLSRNELGMRLHLCLKALAGVLAGENMDELIAALCMGEEVSDSLVLARLITFISPTLTEPFGNAEQIGKVERVVLLADAAAQAADAQAAARKPSGILPPWAVEVVET
- the ugpC gene encoding sn-glycerol-3-phosphate ABC transporter ATP-binding protein UgpC, with amino-acid sequence MAKVTLDRLRKVYPNGYVGVADASFQIEDGELLVLVGPSGCGKSTLLRMVAGLETISEGELRIGERRVNDVPPKDRDIAMVFQSYALYPHMSVAENLGFGLKLRGAGKAEIAERVGAAAAMLELEPLLQRKPAALSGGQRQRVALGRALVRQPQVFLLDEPLSNLDAKLRMGMRVEIARLHRQLGTTMIYVTHDQIEAMTLGHRIVVMKQGHVQQIDTPMALYERPVNLFVATFLGSPKMNTLSGVVGERGDGLVLRVADGVELPLRPAGKAAEAVRGYLGRELIVGLRPEHLRPAAAGADTLATRVEVVEPVGNEAFLNLRCGGDELVVRLPPYDLPKVGDELHLAYEAERMHFFDPGSEAALARD
- a CDS encoding TonB-dependent receptor, producing the protein MPSSHPRSPTAPRRRALLLALLSGLAAQAVAQQSVAQQAAAQDGASAAAAADATTLDAVIVTAQKRAERIQDVPIALSVFSAQSLDELKIEGGAELLRATPNVNFSKSNFASYNFSIRGVGTKALSVTTDPGVAVSFNSTPLIRNRLFEQEYFDVDRIEVLRGPQGTLYGRNATGGVVNMIPNLPSLDGFEANLKGEVGNYDSRRVAGMLNLPAGDSLAFRLAGAWTRRDGYDYNTVTRRDVNDRDLWSARGSVLWTPNERVRASLVWEHFEEDDRRSRTGKQLCHRDPGPERVGASATDAPFYREYLSQACLPGSLYDDDAFGTPNGASLPQMLVAPGFVKLGWLPDFSDFVYALRGGVTAPIDPFGNARQSRDLREIATSYDPRFKAENDVVQLNFDFDLGNGLSLVSQSAYSKDDYYSTQDYGRFASVPIFSDSDGAVDDEGNPAFALTPGGVYTDPQLGPSTGYLAVDLSRARSKQWSQELRLQSDFDGRFNFNVGANYLDFEIDEDYYVFNNIFSLLAQGFYNQDALRGIAGYPPLDCPQNLDPSLPFYLQCVYIDPNPIDRIDGKGHNYFRSRNIARTRSWAVFGEGYWQLSDTVKLTAGLRYTDDTKITTPVPSQLLLAPGLRGGGLVNSGYPTLPDVRQSWGKFTGRLVLDWKPDLAYTDDTLVYASLARGYKAGGTNSPGIGADPEFLGFIPRDATFAPEYVNAFEIGTKNSFAGGKLQFNASAFYYDYRDYQVSQIVDRSAFNENFDATSYGLELELAWKPTDRLRLDANLGWLKTRIADGERSIDVMNRTQGDPDWVVVRPWLQQASNCVAPKDYVERILAVAGDYNIAPTILNNFCSPKFFLGGDLLPGGFYESLLGFSYDPRTDGPNGGQGFYADLGGNELPNAPRLTFNLGAQYTFLLGDSWDLTVRGDYYRQSKSYARVYNTVNDRLRSWSNANFSLTLNRPQSDLSVQLYVKNAFDKTPITDAFVNSDDSGLTTNVFTLDPRIVGLSVRKGFY